A window of bacterium genomic DNA:
GATCCCCGGACGCGCCCACCGCAGCGGCGGCCCACCGGGCCGCCCTGCCCCACCGACCACAGGAGACGAGACATGAATGCCGACCCGAGGCAGGCCCTCGCCACGCCTGCCGAAGCCACCGAAGCGCCCGAGAGCGGCCCGGTCGACCTGGCCGCCGAGTTCCGCGACGCGGGCATCGGCGAGGTGCTGGATGCCCTCGACCGGGACCTCGTCGGACTCGAGCCGGTCAAGCGCCGGGTGCGCGAGATCGCCGCCCTGCTGCTGGTGGACCGGGTGCGGCAGCGCCGCGGCCTCTCGGCCACTCCGCCCTCGCTGCACATGAGCTTTTCCGGCAACCCCGGTACGGGCAAGACCACCGTCGCGATGCGCATGGCAGAGATCCTGCAGCGCCTGGGCTTCTGCCGTCGCGGCCATGTCGTTGCCGTGACCCGGGACGACCTGGTGGGCCAGTACATCGGCCACACCGCCCCCAAGACCAAGGACGTGCTGAAGCGGGCCATGGGCGGCGTGCTGTTCATTGACGAGGCCTACTACCTCTACCGGCCGGAGAACGAGCGGGACTATGGCCAGGAGGCCATCGAGATCCTGCTCCAGGTGATGGAGAACCAGCGCGACGACCTGGTCGTGATCCTGGCCGGCTACGCCGACCGGATGGAGCGCTTCTTCGAGTCCAACCCGGGCATGAAGTCGCGCATCGCCCACCACGTGGATTTCCCCGACTACAGCAACGTCGAGCTCTCGGAGATCGGCGACCGCATGCTGGCCCAGTGGAACTACCGCTTCGACGCGGGCGGCCGCAGCGCCTTCGCCGAGTACGTGTCGCTTCGCCGCGCCAAGCCCGGCTTCGCCAACGCCCGCTCGATCCGCAACGCGCTGGACCGGATGCGGCTGCGCCAGGCGCTGCGCCTGTTCGAGTGCGGCGAGGTGGTCGACGAGTCGGCCCTGACCCTGATCACCGAGGCCGACGTCCGCGCCAGCCGCCATTTCCAGGAACCCGTCGAGCCGGAGCCCCAGGGGGTAGCGGCCGACATCTACGACCCGGAGCGGGTCAGCGAGCGGGGCGACTACTGACCCCTGACCGCAGCAGAGAGACATAACAAAACTACACGAGCAGCGACTGGAGACACACCATGTTCAGCATCGAGCGTCAGACCCTGACCGAATACCTGATCGAGCAACGCCGCACCCACCCGGACGCCACCGGCGCCCTCAACGCCCTGATCCTGCAGGTCGCCCAGGCCTGCAAGGCCATCTCCCGGGCGGTCGCCCACGGCGCCCTGGCCGACATGCTCGGCGACCATGGCGCCGAGAACGTGCAGGGCGAGAAGCAGAAGAAGCTCGACGTCATCGCCGACCAGATGTTCCTGCGCGCCACCCACTGGGGCGGCGGCCTGGCCGGCATGATCTCGGAGGAGAACGAGGATCCGATTCCGCTGCCCGAAGGCAAGATGCACGGCAAGTACCTGCTGGCCTTCGACCCGCTGGACGGCTCCTCAAACATCGACGTGAATGTCTCGGTCGGCTCGATCTTCTCGATCCTGCGGGCCAAGACGGACAACAACCCGGCCACGCCCGAGGACTTCCTCCAGCCCGGCACCGAGCAGGTGGCTGCCGGCTACGCCATCTACGGCCCCTCGACGATGCTGGTGCTGACGGTCGGGCGCGGTGTCG
This region includes:
- the cbbX gene encoding CbbX protein, with product MNADPRQALATPAEATEAPESGPVDLAAEFRDAGIGEVLDALDRDLVGLEPVKRRVREIAALLLVDRVRQRRGLSATPPSLHMSFSGNPGTGKTTVAMRMAEILQRLGFCRRGHVVAVTRDDLVGQYIGHTAPKTKDVLKRAMGGVLFIDEAYYLYRPENERDYGQEAIEILLQVMENQRDDLVVILAGYADRMERFFESNPGMKSRIAHHVDFPDYSNVELSEIGDRMLAQWNYRFDAGGRSAFAEYVSLRRAKPGFANARSIRNALDRMRLRQALRLFECGEVVDESALTLITEADVRASRHFQEPVEPEPQGVAADIYDPERVSERGDY